In Pseudomonas sp. ADAK18, a single window of DNA contains:
- the greA gene encoding transcription elongation factor GreA, whose protein sequence is MIKYPMTVQGAKALEEEHAHLTKVVRPKLSQDIGTARELGDLKENAEYHAAREQQGMVEARIRDIEGRMQNAVIIDVTTIPKTGKVIFGTTVEIANVETDESVIYHIVGEDEADFKLGKISVGSPLARALIAKEEGDVVAVKTPGGVIEYEIVEVRHI, encoded by the coding sequence ATGATCAAATACCCAATGACCGTCCAGGGTGCCAAGGCCCTGGAAGAAGAGCACGCTCATCTGACCAAGGTCGTCCGTCCGAAGCTCAGCCAGGATATCGGTACGGCCCGCGAGTTGGGTGATTTGAAGGAAAACGCCGAATACCACGCTGCTCGTGAGCAGCAGGGTATGGTCGAGGCGCGGATCCGTGATATCGAAGGCCGTATGCAGAATGCGGTGATCATCGACGTCACGACTATCCCGAAAACCGGCAAGGTGATTTTCGGTACCACCGTGGAAATCGCCAACGTCGAGACCGACGAAAGCGTGATTTATCACATCGTGGGCGAGGACGAGGCTGACTTCAAACTCGGCAAGATCTCCGTCGGTTCGCCGCTGGCCCGTGCCTTGATTGCCAAGGAAGAGGGGGATGTGGTGGCCGTCAAGACGCCTGGTGGCGTGATTGAGTACGAGATTGTCGAAGTTCGTCACATCTGA
- a CDS encoding MFS transporter translates to MLWQFAQMLWVGGLWLLHIGVLPALGLIGLAPLLIDEIGGLLSALLVGFAAACVTLQALVLIKAEGLGSLWRDIRGQLLLMALYACAMYCVVRIWLPEALRWQLFSYLVLGFSGLVLVVQPAPGWSGRAREARP, encoded by the coding sequence ATGCTTTGGCAGTTTGCCCAGATGCTCTGGGTTGGCGGCCTATGGCTGTTGCACATTGGCGTGCTACCGGCGCTGGGCCTGATTGGCCTGGCTCCGTTGCTGATCGATGAGATCGGCGGATTATTGAGTGCGTTGCTGGTAGGTTTTGCGGCGGCGTGCGTGACGCTTCAGGCACTGGTACTAATCAAGGCCGAAGGCTTGGGGAGTTTGTGGCGGGATATTCGCGGGCAACTGCTGTTGATGGCGCTGTATGCCTGCGCAATGTACTGCGTGGTACGCATCTGGCTGCCGGAGGCGTTGCGCTGGCAGCTATTCAGCTATCTTGTGCTAGGGTTCTCCGGCCTGGTGTTGGTTGTGCAACCCGCGCCAGGATGGAGTGGCAGGGCGCGCGAAGCACGCCCGTGA
- a CDS encoding YhbY family RNA-binding protein, producing MPLTQEQKKQYKSIGHHLKPVLIVADNGLTEGVLAELERALSDHELIKIKVNILDRESRLAAIAELCKVGKADLVQVIGKMALLYRKNFSVNKQLSNVHRFK from the coding sequence ATGCCGCTCACTCAAGAGCAGAAGAAACAGTACAAATCCATTGGCCACCATCTGAAACCAGTTTTGATTGTGGCTGACAACGGTTTGACTGAAGGTGTGTTAGCCGAACTTGAACGCGCATTGAGCGATCACGAACTGATCAAGATCAAGGTCAACATCCTTGATCGCGAGTCGCGCCTTGCGGCCATTGCAGAACTCTGCAAGGTCGGTAAGGCAGATCTGGTTCAGGTCATTGGCAAGATGGCGCTGCTGTATCGCAAGAATTTCAGCGTCAACAAGCAACTGTCGAACGTTCATCGCTTCAAATGA
- the rlmE gene encoding 23S rRNA (uridine(2552)-2'-O)-methyltransferase RlmE yields the protein MARSKTSLKWLQEHFNDPYVKMAQKDGYRSRASYKLLEIQEKDKLIRPGMSVIDLGAAPGGWSQVTSRLIGGQGRLIASDILEMDSIPDVTFVHGDFTQDAVLAQILEAVGNSQVDLVISDMAPNMSGLPAVDMPRAMFLCELALDLAGRVLRPGGDFLVKVFQGEGFDEYHKNIRKLFDKVQTRKPDSSRDRSREQYLLGRGFRGIEGAASEERF from the coding sequence GTGGCCCGTTCCAAAACTAGTCTTAAGTGGCTGCAAGAACATTTCAACGACCCTTACGTCAAAATGGCGCAAAAGGATGGCTACCGCTCCCGAGCCAGCTACAAGCTGTTGGAGATCCAGGAAAAGGACAAATTGATCCGTCCTGGCATGAGCGTAATTGATCTTGGCGCAGCCCCGGGTGGCTGGTCCCAGGTGACCAGTCGTCTGATTGGTGGGCAAGGTCGTCTGATCGCTTCCGATATCCTGGAAATGGACAGTATCCCGGACGTGACCTTCGTTCATGGCGATTTTACCCAGGATGCGGTGCTGGCGCAGATCCTCGAGGCCGTTGGAAATTCGCAGGTAGACCTTGTGATTTCCGATATGGCCCCCAATATGAGTGGATTACCAGCTGTAGATATGCCTCGAGCGATGTTTCTTTGTGAGTTGGCATTGGATCTGGCTGGTCGGGTTTTGCGTCCAGGTGGTGATTTTCTGGTCAAGGTCTTCCAGGGTGAAGGTTTCGATGAGTATCACAAGAACATCCGCAAGCTGTTCGACAAGGTGCAGACGCGCAAGCCAGACTCTTCGCGAGACAGGTCTCGCGAGCAGTATTTGCTGGGTCGCGGTTTCCGTGGCATTGAAGGCGCTGCCAGCGAAGAGCGTTTTTGA